The DNA segment GGCTTTGCATTTTATTCACCTTCCGAATATAATGCCGCCCCCTTGCATTGGGTGGTTAAGCACTAACCGCGTGCAATACGAATTTCATATCAACACAGACATAGGTAGGCCAAATGCCTTCAGTTAAGTTAAAAGAAAACGAGCCATTCGATATCGCTCTACGTCGCTTCAAGCGCTCTTGTGAAAAAGCCGGCGTTTTAGCCGAAGTACGTCGTCGTGAATTTTACGAGAAGCCTACATCAGTACGTAAGCGTAAAGCTGCCGCTGCTGTTAAGCGTCACGCTAAAAAAGTTTCTCGCGAAAG comes from the Dasania marina DSM 21967 genome and includes:
- the rpsU gene encoding 30S ribosomal protein S21; translation: MPSVKLKENEPFDIALRRFKRSCEKAGVLAEVRRREFYEKPTSVRKRKAAAAVKRHAKKVSRESKKHQRLY